The following proteins are co-located in the Bombus pascuorum chromosome 3, iyBomPasc1.1, whole genome shotgun sequence genome:
- the LOC132905700 gene encoding leucine-rich repeat and immunoglobulin-like domain-containing nogo receptor-interacting protein 2 isoform X2 encodes MTHGIAVYLTISLISMFSALGTTVLTQQCSSFCVCDTWYGLERASCVGRHLYSIHTGAPNNVQALDLSDNVISLLSSSELADVGMTRLKYLNLSKNAISEIGLNAFDALTNLTILDLSKNRLHDISDEVFERNRNLRILILSKNNFNSHVPKLRSSSLMELSLDSCQISHLPPDTFNGLTHVRRLDLSNNLMIQMSIVVVQTLHVLNKLSLEGNPWSCNKIMFELQTYLNTKSIEFDEVCGKKINVKKFEKMINLPTKSRSYHHLANASMLFDETKSVTEYNISNTVKDKNLSICEQMINQTLVVDSVDKSVVYWFLLLGFILGISSGLFISYIWLSRMCLCNRRYRYHEQFNDELITSQRLSLLDSYLQRLVNSDRSLIESCPSTPPPQYRDVMLRPSLYPPRVSNLNNNSTGYGEMYT; translated from the exons ATGACCCATGGTATCGCCGTTTATTTAACCATTTCACTTATTTCGATGTTCTCCGCTCTCGGAACGACAGTTTTGACGCAACAATGCTCGTCGTTTTGCGTGTGTGACACTTGGTATGGTTTGGAGCGCGCTTCTTGCGTGGGCCGCCATCTTTACAGTATACATACAGGCGCACCGAACAACGTGCAAGCACTCGACTTATCGGATAATGTGATATCACTTTTAAGTAGCTCCGAGTTAGCG GATGTTGGAATGACGAGATTAAAGTATCTTAATCTTTCTAAGAATGCAATCAGTGAAATCGGTCTAAATGCTTTCGATGCTCTTACGAATTTAACGATCTTGGATCTATCGAAAAATAGGCTCCATGATATTTCGGATGAAGTCtttgaaagaaacagaaatctacgaattttaatactatcgaaaaataatttcaattcgcATGTACCGAAATTACGATCCTCTTCGTTAATg GAACTAAGTTTGGATTCATGTCAGATTAGTCATTTACCTCCAGACACGTTCAATGGACTCACGCACGTTCGTCGTCTCGatctttcaaataatttgaTGATTCAGATGAGCATCGTCGTCGTGCAAACATTGCATGTTTTGAACAAATTATCATTAGAGGG AAATCCATGGTCttgcaataaaattatgtttgagTTACAAACATATCTCAATACTAAGAGCATCGAATTCGACGAAGTTTGCGGTaagaaaataaacgtaaaaaaatttgagaaaatgaTTAATCTTCCTACAAAATCACGTAGTTATCATCATTTGGCAAATGCAAGTATGCTTTTTGATGAAACTAAATCGGTAactgaatataatatatcgaataCAGTGAAGGATAAAAATCTGTCAATATGTGAACAAATGATAAACCAAACGCTAGTTGTCGATTCAGTAGATAAATCTGTAGTATATTGGTTTCTTCTTCTTGGTTTTATACTTGGTATTTCAAgtggattatttatttcttatatttggTTGTCGAGGATGTGTCTGTGTAACCGGAGATACAGGTATCACGAACaatttaacgacgaattaATAACCTCCCAACGACTATCTTTGCTGGATTCGTATTTACAAAGACTCGTAAATAGCGATAGAAGCTTGATAGAATCTTGTCCAAGTACCCCGCCACCCCAATATCGTGATGTTATGCTACGACCTAGCCTCTACCCACCAAGAGTAtcgaatttaaataacaatagtACCGGATATGGAGAAATGTATACGTAA
- the LOC132905356 gene encoding phospholipase ABHD3: MLNLFGPLLDIPTTYYGALLGVGFCAYYLFEVVKTPMLVCANGPFRSFLEEHVSLVRNKFWPTLWCFESRAQTIIASLLRSRILPPIHYKREILTLSDGGEVALDWAEQGCSVTSPIVIILPGLTGASQAEYIKCLVSSAKKVGIRCVIFNNRGLGGVELKTPRMYCAANSDDLSEVIEYVKKIHPHVPLGATGISMGGLILGNYLARQGVTAKGKLKGGFLISVPWNVFAATKSTEENYFNLMLNKYLASTLRKNLRRLHYSSETGMFDVDIDTILKSQTLREFDSHFTVKQFGYKNVEEYYSNATIHDKLHLIDVPLLCLSAADDPFQPFQAIPVKEISETKNVAVVVTSRGGHIGFMEGMWPVKEEQYMGKLFSQFFTALFTTGFDCQM, encoded by the exons ACGCCTATGCTGGTATGTGCGAATGGACCATTCCGATCATTCCTAGAAGAGCACGTATCTCTAGTGAGGAACAAATTTTGGCCAACCTTATGGTGTTTCGAATCCAGGGCACAAACCATTATAGCAAGCCTTCTTAGATCGCGAATTTTGCCACCTATTCACTATAAAAG AGAGATTCTGACCTTGTCGGATGGGGGTGAAGTGGCCCTGGATTGGGCGGAACAGGGATGTTCCGTTACTTCGCCCATCGTGATTATTTTGCCAGGACTCACTGGCGCAAGTCAAGCAGAATATATCAAGTGCCTTGTCTCGTCCGCAAAAAAAGTTGGGATACGATGCGTAATCTTCAACAACAGGGGGTTAGGAGGTGTAGAATTAAAG ACTCCACGAATGTATTGCGCTGCAAATAGTGACGATTTATCAGAGGTTATCGAATACGTGAAGAAGATTCACCCTCATGTGCCTCTGGGAGCGACAGGAATCTCGATGGGAGG ATTAATTTTAGGTAATTATTTAGCACGACAAGGAGTAACGGCAAAAGGAAAACTGAAAGGGGGATTCTTGATATCCGTGCCATGGAACGTATTCGCTGCAACGAAAAGTACGgaagagaattattttaatttgatgtTAAATAAGTATTTGGCCAGCACACTTCGTAAGAATTTACGGCGTTTGCACTATTCTTCGGAAACCGGAATGTTCGACGTTGACATTGACACTATTCTTAAA AGTCAAACATTGAGAGAGTTTGATTCACATTTTACGGTGAAACAATTCGGTTACAAAAATGTAGAAGAATACTATTCCAATGCAACCATACATGACAAATTACATTTGATTGATGTGCCATTATTGTGTCTCAGCGCTGCAGATGACCCATTTCAACCATTTCAAG CCATACcagtaaaagaaatatcagaAACTAAAAATGTAGCTGTTGTTGTAACATCCCGCGGCGGCCACATTGGTTTCATGGAGGGTATGTGGCCAGTAAAAGAAGAACAATACATGGGTAAACtgttttcacaatttttcacCGCTCTGTTCACTACTGGTTTCGATTGTCAAATGTGA
- the LOC132905717 gene encoding uncharacterized protein LOC132905717 yields MQKDCRDCLGIRYRINSLDQTWKWLHQTIALHDYLISITAIQSNFSRFCQ; encoded by the coding sequence ATGCAAAAGGACTGCCGAGACTGTTTAGGTATCCGATACCGTATTAACTCCCTGGATCAAACGTGGAAGTGGTTGCATCAAACAATTGCCCTTCACGATTACCTAATTTCTATAACAGCCATTCAATCTAACTTTTCGAGATTTTGTCAGTAA
- the LOC132905700 gene encoding podocan-like protein 1 isoform X1: MFFIAENTLFQSKKIMETVRKSERYDDVSRSLTHLSTISIQSCCKIRLHWWGNHEPQENAIISIRILTQQCSSFCVCDTWYGLERASCVGRHLYSIHTGAPNNVQALDLSDNVISLLSSSELADVGMTRLKYLNLSKNAISEIGLNAFDALTNLTILDLSKNRLHDISDEVFERNRNLRILILSKNNFNSHVPKLRSSSLMELSLDSCQISHLPPDTFNGLTHVRRLDLSNNLMIQMSIVVVQTLHVLNKLSLEGNPWSCNKIMFELQTYLNTKSIEFDEVCGKKINVKKFEKMINLPTKSRSYHHLANASMLFDETKSVTEYNISNTVKDKNLSICEQMINQTLVVDSVDKSVVYWFLLLGFILGISSGLFISYIWLSRMCLCNRRYRYHEQFNDELITSQRLSLLDSYLQRLVNSDRSLIESCPSTPPPQYRDVMLRPSLYPPRVSNLNNNSTGYGEMYT, from the exons ATGTTTTTCATTGCGGAAAACACATTGTTTCAGTcaaaaaaaataatggaaacgGTAAGAAAATCGGAACGATACGATGACGTATCTCGATCGTTAACACATTTATCCACGATATCCATCCAGTCATGTTGCAAGATAAGATTACATTGGTGGGGCAATCACGAGCCGCAAGAAAACGCAATAATCTCTATCAGAA TTTTGACGCAACAATGCTCGTCGTTTTGCGTGTGTGACACTTGGTATGGTTTGGAGCGCGCTTCTTGCGTGGGCCGCCATCTTTACAGTATACATACAGGCGCACCGAACAACGTGCAAGCACTCGACTTATCGGATAATGTGATATCACTTTTAAGTAGCTCCGAGTTAGCG GATGTTGGAATGACGAGATTAAAGTATCTTAATCTTTCTAAGAATGCAATCAGTGAAATCGGTCTAAATGCTTTCGATGCTCTTACGAATTTAACGATCTTGGATCTATCGAAAAATAGGCTCCATGATATTTCGGATGAAGTCtttgaaagaaacagaaatctacgaattttaatactatcgaaaaataatttcaattcgcATGTACCGAAATTACGATCCTCTTCGTTAATg GAACTAAGTTTGGATTCATGTCAGATTAGTCATTTACCTCCAGACACGTTCAATGGACTCACGCACGTTCGTCGTCTCGatctttcaaataatttgaTGATTCAGATGAGCATCGTCGTCGTGCAAACATTGCATGTTTTGAACAAATTATCATTAGAGGG AAATCCATGGTCttgcaataaaattatgtttgagTTACAAACATATCTCAATACTAAGAGCATCGAATTCGACGAAGTTTGCGGTaagaaaataaacgtaaaaaaatttgagaaaatgaTTAATCTTCCTACAAAATCACGTAGTTATCATCATTTGGCAAATGCAAGTATGCTTTTTGATGAAACTAAATCGGTAactgaatataatatatcgaataCAGTGAAGGATAAAAATCTGTCAATATGTGAACAAATGATAAACCAAACGCTAGTTGTCGATTCAGTAGATAAATCTGTAGTATATTGGTTTCTTCTTCTTGGTTTTATACTTGGTATTTCAAgtggattatttatttcttatatttggTTGTCGAGGATGTGTCTGTGTAACCGGAGATACAGGTATCACGAACaatttaacgacgaattaATAACCTCCCAACGACTATCTTTGCTGGATTCGTATTTACAAAGACTCGTAAATAGCGATAGAAGCTTGATAGAATCTTGTCCAAGTACCCCGCCACCCCAATATCGTGATGTTATGCTACGACCTAGCCTCTACCCACCAAGAGTAtcgaatttaaataacaatagtACCGGATATGGAGAAATGTATACGTAA
- the LOC132905701 gene encoding lipoyltransferase 1, mitochondrial isoform X1, translated as MKNKFYLHVYNERKMSLINRFMIIIKRKPQYNNLYHMSKYSTSFNEKQNDANDSITKSVFISQATDVFTNLALEHWLYNNYNFTNHHVLLLWRNDPCVVIGRHQNPWIEHNTQLAEKRGIVLVRRNSGGGTVYHDHGNLNLSFFTPRERYNRRYNLDIITRALYREWGVEAEVNKREDIVVEEKYKVSFHISGTAAKLGRPNAYHHCTLLVNVNKTALSLALEKKEDGIETNATASIRSSIKNLIDINSHIQMDKLITAIGWEYLRTKALVLDDGGQDLIQHQKGFQYINPTEDWFPGLDKLISEFRSWEWNYGKTPKFTVTRVVDVPAEDNKVHQFNLALEIQNGIIEEIKMKLPANLVSKDFSQDVSVITNLRGTRYDHGVMENIITAIGCKTVTLSTSQNVDKSNMIATQ; from the exons atgaaaaataaattctacttaCACGTGTACAACGAAAGGAAAATGTCTCTGATAAACAGATTTATGATCATTATTAAACGAAAACCCCAATACAATAATTTGTATCACATGTCTAAATACTCAACGAGCTTTAACGAAAAGCAGAATGATGCTAATGATTCGATTACGAAATCAGTATTCATATCGCAAGCCACAGATGTGTTCACCAACTTAGCGTTAGAACATTGGCTCTATAACaactataattttacgaatcacCACGTATTACTCCTATGGCGTAACGACCCGTGTGTAGTAATAGGACGACATCAAAATCCATGGATTGAGCACAACACTCAACTGGCTGAAAAACGCGGTATAGTTCTGGTCCGACGTAACAGTGGTGGTGGTACTGTCTATCATGATCATGGTAATTTGAATTTGTCCTTCTTCACGCCACGGGAACGGTATAATCGAAGATACAATCTGGATATCATTACCAGAGCTTTGTATCGAGAATGGGGTGTAGAAGCCGAGGTTAATAAACGCGAGGACATCGTTGTCGAAGAGAAGTACAAAGTATCCTTTCAt ATATCTGGTACTGCAGCAAAATTAGGACGGCCTAACGCATATCATCACTGCACCCTATTGGTCAATGTAAACAAAACAGCTTTAAGCTTAGCACTCGAGAAGAAAgag GATGGTATAGAAACAAATGCTACTGCATCCATAAGAtcttcaataaaaaatttaattgatataaattctCATATACAAATGGACAAACTTATTACTGCAATAGGCTGGGAATATCTTCGCACTAAAGCTCTTGTTCTTGATGATGGTGGACAGGATCTCATTCAACATCAAAAAGGATTTCAATATATCAATCCTACCGAGGACTGGTTTCCag gaTTGGACAAATTAATAAGCGAATTTCGTTCCTGGGAATGGAATTATGGTAAAACACCAAAATTCACGGTAACACGCGTTGTAGATGTACCTGCTGAAGACAACAAAGTTCATCAATTTAATTTGGCGCTAGAAATACAGAACGGCATCATTGAGGAAATCAAGATGAAGCTGCCAGCTAATTTGGTATCGAAAGATTTTAGTCAAGACGTGAGCGTGATAACTAATCTACGTGGTACGAGATACGATCACGGagtaatggaaaatataataaccGCGATCGGTTGCAAGACTGTAACGCTAAGTACGAGTCAAAATGTAGATAAAAGTAATATGATTGCCACGCAATGA
- the LOC132905354 gene encoding prolyl endopeptidase, with the protein MAMFLIANISTKIFSRKIQTGIYKNLLSKRLQFICASAFSTVKVLDPTIRKHIENQKIMEKLQYPEAYRDETIVDNYHGVEVQDSYRWLEDPDSEKTKAFVDAQNAVTIPYLASCKARQDIHDRLKQLWDFPKYSCPARYGNKYYFYKNTGLQNQSVLYVQDTLDSEPRIFLDPNTFSEDGTIAITSSKFSEDGSIYAYGLSISGSDWCTIHFMNTETGEKYPEILEKVKFSPITWTHDNRGIFYGCYPDQKGKTDGSETEGNRDQKLCYHIVGTPQSEDVIVVEFPEEPLWRIGAQVSDCGKWLIVTPVKDCRDNLVYFTELKPGKKITEKLQLTQVVDKLEADYEYVTNDDTKAIFRTNKNAPNYKLIAIDLLDYKQEKWIDLLPEHPDNVLDWAHAVDGDKFVACYIADVKNILQLHSLTNGEKLRIFPLDVGTIVNFAGQKKYSEIFYQFKSFLVPGVIYKVDLKNEEEPQVLREIKVKNFDPSLYKTSQIFYTSKDGTKIPMFIVMKHDAVLDGSMPALLYGYGGFNVSIQPTFSVTKLVFVQHLNGVLAVANIRGGGEYGEKWHNGGRFFNKQNVFDDFQAAAEYLVEKGYTTSSKLSILGASNGGLLVAACVNQRPDLFGAAIAQVGVMDMLRFHKFTIGVAWVSDYGSSDDSKHFENLLKYSPLHNVRIPENGQYPATLLLTADHDDRVVPLHSLKLIATLQCTLGKLPQQTNPLLIKIETKAGHGGGKPTMKVIEESTDILAFIVKSLNLEFKL; encoded by the exons ATGGCTATGTTCTTAATTGCAAACATATCGACGAAAATTTTCTCACGTAAAATTCAAACTGGTATTTACAAGAATTTGCTTAGTAAGCGCCTACAATTTATTTGCGCATCGGCTTTTTCGACTGTGAAA gtGCTGGACCCTACGATACGAAAACACatagaaaatcaaaaaataatgGAGAAATTACAATATCCTGAAGCGTATCGCGATGAAACTATTGTCGATAATTATCATGGTGTCGAG GTTCAAGATTCATATAGATGGTTAGAAGATCCTGATTCTGAAAAGACTAAAGCATTTGTTGATGCTCAGAATGCTGTTACCATACCATATTTAGCTTCATGTAAAGCACGTCAAGATATTCATGATCGATTAAAACAATTATGggattttccaaaatattcaTGTCCTGCTAGATATGGAAATAagtattatttctataaaaatactgGCTTACAAAACCAAAg tgTTCTGTATGTACAAGATACATTGGATAGTGAACCTAGAATATTCTTAGATCCAAATACTTTCTCAGAAGATGGTACCATTGCAATTACTAGTAGTAAATTTAGCGAAGATGGTAGCATATATGCATATGGTTTATCTATTAGCGGATCTGACTGGTGTACAATCCATTTTATGAATACAGAAACTG GTGAAAAATACCcagaaattttggaaaaagtaaaattttctcCAATAACATGGACTCACGACAATCGCGGAATCTTTTATGGTTGTTACCCTGATCAGAAAGGTAAAACCGATGGTTCAGAAACAGAAGGTAATCGAGATCAAAAGCTATGTTATCATATTGTTGGTACACCTCAGTCAGAAGATGTCATTGTAGTTGAATTTCCTGAAGAACCTTTATGGAGGAT AGGCGCACAAGTTTCTGATTGTGGAAAATGGTTAATTGTTACACCTGTGAAAGATTGTAGAGATAATTTAGTTTACTTTACGGAATTGAAACCAGGgaaaaaaataacagaaaagtTACAATTAACCCAAGTAGTTGACAAACTTGAAGCTGATTATGAA tatgtaacaaACGATGATACCAAGGCTATATTTCGGACAAATAAAAACGCTccgaattacaaattaatagctATAGATTTATTGGAttataaacaagaaaaatggATTGATCTTTTACCAGAACATCCTGATAATGTATTAGATTGGGCACATGCAGTTGATGGTGATAAATTTGTAGCTTGTTATATTGCAGATGTTAAG aatattttacaattacacAGTTTAACAAATGGTGAAAAACTTAGAATATTTCCACTTGATGTTGGTACAATAGTTAATTTTGCGGgacaaaaaaaatattccgaaatattttatcaattcaaATCATTTCTAGTTCCTGGTGTCATATACAAAGttgatttgaaaaatgaagaagaacCACAA gTACTACGggaaattaaagtaaaaaattttgatCCAAGTTTGTACAAGACtagtcaaatattttatacaagcAAAGATGGTACAAAGATTCCAATGTTTATAGTAATGAAACAT GATGCAGTTTTGGATGGTTCTATGCCGGCTTTATTATATGGTTACGGAGGCTTTAATGTTAGCATTCAACCGACGTTTAGCGTTACAAAGCTGGTGTTTGTTCAGCATTTAAATGGAGTACTTGCTGTGGCAAATATTCGTGGTGGCGG tGAATATGGAGAAAAATGGCATAATGGAGGACgattttttaacaaacaaaatGTATTTGATGATTTCCAAGCTGCTGCTGAATATTTGGTCGAGAAAGGTTATACTACTTCTTCGAAACTAAGTATTTTAGGTGCCAGTAATGGAGGTTTATTAGTTGCTGCATGCGTAAATCAAAGACCTGATCTATTTGGTGCTGCAATTGCTCAAGTTGG GGTAATGGATATGTTACGTTTCCATAAATTTACCATTGGTGTTGCTTGGGTATCTGATTATGGTAGTTCGGATGActcaaaacattttgaaaatcttttaaaatattccccGTTGCATAATGTGAGAATCCCGGAGAATGGACAGTATCCCGcaacattattattaactgCCGATCACGATGATCGAGTGGTGCCATTGCACAGTCTAAAACTTATCGCCACTCTGCAGTGTACGTTGGGAAAATTACCACAACAAACGAATCCTTTACTAATTAAAATAGAGACTAAAGCCGGACATGGTGGTGGAAAACCGACTATGAAAGTG atCGAAGAGAGTACAGACATTTTAGCATTTATTGTGAAATCATTGAACTTAGAATTTAAACTGTAA
- the LOC132905701 gene encoding lipoyltransferase 1, mitochondrial isoform X2, which translates to MKNKFYLHVYNERKMSLINRFMIIIKRKPQYNNLYHMSKYSTSFNEKQNDANDSITKSVFISQATDVFTNLALEHWLYNNYNFTNHHVLLLWRNDPCVVIGRHQNPWIEHNTQLAEKRGIVLVRRNSGGGTVYHDHGNLNLSFFTPRERYNRRYNLDIITRALYREWGVEAEVNKREDIVVEEKYKISGTAAKLGRPNAYHHCTLLVNVNKTALSLALEKKEDGIETNATASIRSSIKNLIDINSHIQMDKLITAIGWEYLRTKALVLDDGGQDLIQHQKGFQYINPTEDWFPGLDKLISEFRSWEWNYGKTPKFTVTRVVDVPAEDNKVHQFNLALEIQNGIIEEIKMKLPANLVSKDFSQDVSVITNLRGTRYDHGVMENIITAIGCKTVTLSTSQNVDKSNMIATQ; encoded by the exons atgaaaaataaattctacttaCACGTGTACAACGAAAGGAAAATGTCTCTGATAAACAGATTTATGATCATTATTAAACGAAAACCCCAATACAATAATTTGTATCACATGTCTAAATACTCAACGAGCTTTAACGAAAAGCAGAATGATGCTAATGATTCGATTACGAAATCAGTATTCATATCGCAAGCCACAGATGTGTTCACCAACTTAGCGTTAGAACATTGGCTCTATAACaactataattttacgaatcacCACGTATTACTCCTATGGCGTAACGACCCGTGTGTAGTAATAGGACGACATCAAAATCCATGGATTGAGCACAACACTCAACTGGCTGAAAAACGCGGTATAGTTCTGGTCCGACGTAACAGTGGTGGTGGTACTGTCTATCATGATCATGGTAATTTGAATTTGTCCTTCTTCACGCCACGGGAACGGTATAATCGAAGATACAATCTGGATATCATTACCAGAGCTTTGTATCGAGAATGGGGTGTAGAAGCCGAGGTTAATAAACGCGAGGACATCGTTGTCGAAGAGAAGTACAAA ATATCTGGTACTGCAGCAAAATTAGGACGGCCTAACGCATATCATCACTGCACCCTATTGGTCAATGTAAACAAAACAGCTTTAAGCTTAGCACTCGAGAAGAAAgag GATGGTATAGAAACAAATGCTACTGCATCCATAAGAtcttcaataaaaaatttaattgatataaattctCATATACAAATGGACAAACTTATTACTGCAATAGGCTGGGAATATCTTCGCACTAAAGCTCTTGTTCTTGATGATGGTGGACAGGATCTCATTCAACATCAAAAAGGATTTCAATATATCAATCCTACCGAGGACTGGTTTCCag gaTTGGACAAATTAATAAGCGAATTTCGTTCCTGGGAATGGAATTATGGTAAAACACCAAAATTCACGGTAACACGCGTTGTAGATGTACCTGCTGAAGACAACAAAGTTCATCAATTTAATTTGGCGCTAGAAATACAGAACGGCATCATTGAGGAAATCAAGATGAAGCTGCCAGCTAATTTGGTATCGAAAGATTTTAGTCAAGACGTGAGCGTGATAACTAATCTACGTGGTACGAGATACGATCACGGagtaatggaaaatataataaccGCGATCGGTTGCAAGACTGTAACGCTAAGTACGAGTCAAAATGTAGATAAAAGTAATATGATTGCCACGCAATGA